One genomic region from Cetobacterium sp. 8H encodes:
- the galE gene encoding UDP-glucose 4-epimerase GalE — protein MKNILVTGGAGYIGSHAVVELLDSGYNVIVLDNLENGFLDLVDKRAKFYRGDIRDISSFENIFKENKIDAVMNFAGYIKVGESVLEPNKYYLNNTYGVMNVIEVMKKYNVKNIIFSSTAAVYGEVQCEGLVYEDYPTNPINPYGASKLMAERVILDAAKAYGINYSIFRYFNVGGAHEKYQIGQKGDGVTALIPIILQTAKGEREELSVYGNDYPTKDGTGIRDYIHVVDLVRAHISALPSLEKNISGIYNLGNGNGFSVLEMLNSAREVTGKDIKFKFVDRRPGDPASVVASSQKAREILGWKAEYTDVSRIIASAWNWYKKL, from the coding sequence ATGAAAAATATTCTAGTAACAGGTGGAGCAGGCTATATAGGAAGCCACGCAGTAGTGGAGTTATTAGATTCAGGATATAATGTTATCGTTTTAGATAATTTAGAGAATGGATTTTTAGATTTAGTAGATAAAAGAGCTAAATTTTATAGAGGGGATATAAGAGATATATCAAGTTTTGAAAATATTTTTAAAGAAAATAAAATAGATGCAGTTATGAACTTTGCAGGCTACATAAAAGTTGGGGAAAGTGTATTAGAGCCTAATAAGTATTATTTAAATAATACTTATGGAGTGATGAATGTAATAGAAGTGATGAAAAAATATAATGTAAAAAATATAATTTTTTCTTCTACGGCTGCAGTTTATGGTGAAGTTCAGTGTGAAGGTCTAGTTTATGAAGATTATCCAACAAATCCAATAAATCCATATGGAGCAAGTAAATTGATGGCAGAAAGAGTAATACTTGATGCGGCAAAAGCATATGGAATAAATTATTCAATATTTAGATATTTTAATGTTGGAGGAGCTCACGAAAAATATCAAATAGGACAAAAAGGTGACGGAGTAACGGCACTAATTCCAATTATTTTACAGACTGCTAAAGGTGAAAGAGAAGAGTTAAGTGTATATGGAAATGATTATCCAACTAAAGATGGAACGGGAATAAGAGATTATATTCATGTTGTTGATCTAGTGAGGGCTCATATCTCTGCATTGCCATCATTAGAAAAAAATATAAGTGGAATATACAATTTAGGAAATGGAAATGGATTTTCTGTACTAGAGATGTTAAATTCTGCTAGAGAAGTTACAGGTAAGGATATAAAATTTAAATTTGTTGATAGAAGACCAGGAGATCCAGCTTCAGTAGTTGCATCTAGTCAAAAAGCTAGAGAAATATTAGGATGGAAAGCAGAATATACAGATGTAAGTAGAATAATTGCTTCAGCATGGAACTGGTATAAAAAATTGTAA
- the moaC gene encoding cyclic pyranopterin monophosphate synthase MoaC encodes MLTHFNKDGKAIMVDVTEKNETKREAITSGKIFMNFETFQKIKEGTIEKGDVLGVARVAGIMAAKKTSDLIPMCHPLFITGVDIEFVLNEEKLMIEARAIVKTQGKTGVEMEALTAVTTSLLTIYDMCKAMDKAMTITDIKLCKKTGGKSGEFINE; translated from the coding sequence ATGTTAACACATTTTAATAAAGATGGAAAAGCAATAATGGTAGATGTTACAGAAAAAAATGAAACGAAAAGAGAAGCGATAACTTCAGGAAAAATCTTTATGAATTTTGAAACTTTTCAAAAAATAAAAGAAGGTACTATTGAAAAAGGAGATGTTTTAGGAGTAGCAAGAGTTGCAGGAATAATGGCTGCTAAAAAAACTAGTGATTTGATTCCAATGTGTCATCCTTTATTTATTACAGGAGTTGATATAGAATTTGTTTTAAATGAAGAAAAGCTTATGATAGAGGCTAGAGCGATAGTGAAAACTCAAGGCAAAACAGGAGTGGAAATGGAAGCTTTGACAGCAGTGACTACATCGTTGTTGACGATATATGATATGTGTAAGGCTATGGACAAGGCAATGACAATTACAGATATTAAACTTTGTAAAAAAACCGGTGGTAAATCTGGAGAGTTTATAAATGAATAG
- the rpsG gene encoding 30S ribosomal protein S7, with product MSRRRAAVKRDVLPDSRYSDKVVTKVINSFMVDGKKSIAEGIFYSAMDLIKEKTGQEGYDVFKQALENIKPQIEVRSRRIGGATYQVPVEVRVERQQTLAIRWLTLYTRQRKEYGMIQKMALELIAAANNEGATIKKKEDTYKMAEANRAFAHYKF from the coding sequence ATGTCAAGAAGAAGAGCAGCAGTAAAAAGAGATGTATTACCTGATTCAAGATATTCTGATAAGGTTGTAACTAAGGTTATAAACTCATTCATGGTAGATGGAAAAAAATCAATCGCTGAAGGAATTTTCTATTCTGCAATGGATTTAATAAAAGAAAAAACTGGTCAAGAGGGGTACGATGTATTTAAACAAGCATTAGAGAACATCAAGCCACAGATCGAAGTTAGATCAAGAAGAATCGGAGGAGCTACTTATCAAGTTCCAGTAGAAGTAAGAGTAGAGAGACAACAAACTTTAGCAATCAGATGGTTAACTCTTTACACAAGACAAAGAAAAGAATATGGAATGATCCAGAAAATGGCATTAGAGTTAATAGCAGCAGCTAATAACGAAGGAGCTACAATTAAGAAAAAAGAGGATACTTACAAAATGGCTGAAGCTAACAGAGCTTTCGCACACTATAAGTTCTAA
- the tuf gene encoding elongation factor Tu: MAKEKFERSKPHVNIGTIGHVDHGKTTTTAAISKVLSDMGLAKKVDFANIDAAPEERERGITINTAHIEYETEARHYAHVDCPGHADYVKNMITGAAQMDGAILVVSAADGPMPQTREHILLSRQVGVPYIVVYLNKADMVDDEELLELVEMEVRELLTEYGFPGDDLPVVMGSSLGAMNGEEKWVNQIKALMNAVDEYIPTPARAVDQPFLMPIEDVFTITGRGTVVTGRIERGIVKVGEEIEIVGIKETSSKTTCTGVEMFRKLLDQGQAGDNVGALLRGIKKEDVERGQVLAKPGSILPHTNFRSEVYVLTKEEGGRHTPFFSGYRPQFYFRTTDITGAIALPEGVEMVMPGDNIEMNVELIHPIAMEPGLRFAIREGGRTVASGVVAEITK; encoded by the coding sequence ATGGCTAAAGAAAAATTTGAAAGAAGCAAACCGCACGTTAACATCGGAACAATCGGACACGTTGACCACGGAAAAACAACAACAACAGCAGCAATCTCTAAAGTATTATCAGATATGGGACTAGCTAAGAAAGTAGATTTCGCTAACATCGACGCAGCACCAGAAGAGAGAGAAAGAGGAATCACAATCAATACAGCTCACATCGAGTATGAAACAGAAGCTAGACACTACGCACACGTAGACTGTCCAGGTCACGCGGATTACGTAAAGAACATGATAACTGGAGCAGCACAAATGGACGGAGCAATCCTAGTTGTATCTGCAGCAGATGGACCAATGCCTCAAACAAGAGAGCACATCCTATTATCAAGACAGGTTGGAGTTCCATACATCGTAGTATACTTAAACAAAGCTGACATGGTAGACGACGAAGAGTTACTAGAGTTAGTAGAGATGGAAGTAAGAGAGTTATTAACAGAGTACGGATTCCCAGGAGACGACTTACCAGTAGTAATGGGATCATCATTAGGAGCGATGAACGGAGAAGAGAAATGGGTAAACCAGATTAAAGCTCTAATGAACGCAGTAGATGAGTACATACCAACACCTGCAAGAGCAGTAGACCAACCATTCCTAATGCCAATCGAGGATGTATTCACGATAACAGGAAGAGGAACAGTAGTAACAGGAAGAATCGAAAGAGGAATAGTAAAAGTTGGAGAAGAGATTGAGATCGTAGGAATCAAAGAAACTTCATCAAAAACAACTTGTACAGGAGTAGAGATGTTCAGAAAGCTATTAGACCAAGGTCAAGCTGGAGATAACGTAGGAGCTCTATTAAGAGGAATCAAGAAAGAAGATGTAGAGAGAGGACAAGTACTAGCTAAGCCAGGATCAATCTTACCTCATACAAACTTCAGATCAGAAGTATACGTATTAACAAAAGAAGAGGGAGGAAGACATACTCCATTCTTCTCAGGATACAGACCACAGTTCTACTTCAGAACTACAGATATAACTGGAGCAATCGCTTTACCTGAGGGAGTAGAGATGGTAATGCCAGGAGATAACATAGAGATGAACGTAGAGTTAATCCACCCAATCGCAATGGAGCCAGGATTAAGATTCGCAATCAGAGAGGGAGGAAGAACAGTAGCTTCTGGAGTTGTTGCAGAAATTACTAAGTAA
- the abc-f gene encoding ribosomal protection-like ABC-F family protein: MALLNVNNLYKGFSGETLFRDITFSIDEKDRIGIIGVNGAGKSTLIKMMMELEENDVDPRTNLRGSVSKKGNLKIGYLSQNVNLNKENKVFDELMGVFSELKSDYERIQELNILIATDLENFDEHMEELAKLSSKYEQEEGYAIEYKVKQVLIGLSIPEEMWKIRIEDLSGGQQARVALGKILLEEPELLILDEPTNHLDLIAIEWLEKFLKDYPKAFVVISHDRYFLDNIVNRVFEIEGKTLKTYKGNFTEYVIQKEAFLSGAVKSFEKEQDKIRKMEEFVRRYKAGQKCKQARGRQKLLDRMEKTENPILNVRKIKLKFETESVSVDKVLTLENLGMSFGEKQLFKNLDLTLYRGDRVGIIGKNGVGKSTILRIVNGLEKQKSGIVSIGERVKIGYYDQNHQGLHMENTILEEILNNFVMSDEEARTIAGGFLFSADDVNKKIKSLSGGEKARIAFMKLILSKPNFLILDEPTNHLDIYSREILEEALEDYDGTILVVSHDRYFLESVVNSIYEVNQSGATLFKGDYESYISQRDNIKQKDETAGLSYEEQKRSRNRLSSLEKRYKRLEDDIERLESEKIILEMDYEKAGKINDVDELMKLQEKINLKDLEIFETMESWEEIGLEIEEIKNSCKN, encoded by the coding sequence ATGGCTTTATTAAATGTGAATAATCTATATAAAGGGTTTTCAGGTGAAACTCTTTTTAGAGATATAACTTTTTCAATAGATGAAAAAGATAGAATTGGTATAATTGGAGTTAATGGTGCCGGGAAATCAACACTAATAAAAATGATGATGGAATTGGAAGAAAATGATGTAGATCCAAGAACTAATCTGAGAGGAAGTGTTTCAAAAAAAGGAAATTTAAAAATAGGATATCTTTCTCAAAATGTAAATTTAAATAAAGAAAATAAAGTTTTTGATGAATTAATGGGTGTTTTTTCAGAATTAAAATCAGATTATGAAAGAATACAAGAGTTAAATATCTTAATAGCTACAGATTTAGAAAATTTTGATGAACATATGGAAGAGTTAGCAAAATTATCTAGTAAGTATGAGCAAGAAGAAGGATATGCAATCGAATATAAAGTTAAACAAGTATTGATAGGATTAAGTATTCCAGAAGAGATGTGGAAAATAAGAATTGAAGATCTTTCTGGTGGGCAACAAGCAAGAGTAGCTTTAGGAAAAATATTATTGGAAGAGCCAGAACTGCTTATATTAGATGAGCCAACAAATCATTTGGATTTAATAGCAATAGAGTGGTTAGAGAAATTTTTAAAAGATTATCCAAAAGCTTTTGTTGTGATATCTCATGATAGATATTTTTTAGACAATATTGTAAATAGAGTTTTTGAAATAGAGGGTAAAACATTAAAAACATATAAAGGAAACTTTACTGAGTATGTAATTCAAAAAGAAGCTTTTTTATCTGGAGCAGTTAAATCATTTGAGAAAGAGCAAGATAAAATAAGAAAAATGGAAGAGTTTGTTAGACGTTATAAAGCTGGACAGAAATGTAAACAGGCTAGGGGAAGACAAAAACTTTTAGATAGAATGGAAAAAACTGAGAATCCAATATTAAATGTTAGAAAGATAAAACTTAAATTTGAAACTGAAAGTGTAAGTGTTGATAAAGTTTTGACTTTAGAGAATTTAGGTATGTCTTTTGGTGAAAAACAGCTTTTTAAAAACCTTGATCTTACTTTATATAGAGGTGATAGAGTAGGGATAATTGGAAAAAATGGTGTAGGAAAATCAACTATTTTAAGAATAGTTAATGGTTTAGAAAAACAAAAATCAGGAATTGTTAGTATTGGTGAAAGAGTAAAAATAGGTTACTATGACCAAAATCATCAAGGTCTTCATATGGAGAATACAATCTTAGAAGAGATTTTAAATAACTTTGTAATGAGTGACGAAGAAGCTAGAACAATAGCGGGAGGTTTTTTATTTTCAGCAGATGATGTAAATAAAAAAATAAAATCATTATCAGGTGGAGAGAAAGCAAGAATTGCTTTTATGAAATTAATTTTATCAAAACCTAACTTCCTAATATTAGATGAGCCGACAAACCATTTAGATATATATTCTAGAGAAATATTAGAAGAGGCTTTAGAAGATTATGATGGAACAATATTAGTTGTTTCTCATGATAGATATTTTTTGGAAAGTGTAGTTAATAGCATATATGAAGTAAACCAAAGTGGAGCGACATTATTTAAAGGAGATTACGAATCGTACATATCTCAGAGAGATAATATAAAACAAAAAGATGAAACTGCAGGTCTAAGCTATGAAGAGCAAAAAAGAAGCAGAAATAGACTTTCTTCATTAGAGAAAAGATATAAACGGTTAGAAGATGACATTGAGAGATTAGAAAGTGAAAAAATAATCTTGGAAATGGATTATGAGAAAGCTGGAAAAATTAATGATGTCGATGAGCTAATGAAGCTTCAAGAAAAAATAAATTTGAAAGATTTAGAAATTTTCGAGACTATGGAAAGCTGGGAAGAGATAGGGTTGGAGATAGAAGAAATAAAAAATAGTTGTAAAAATTAA
- a CDS encoding XdhC family protein produces MDLHILEKTSQLVKLGKRVALVTLTKSTGSTPRKEGTLMCVWDDGFAGTIGGGMIEYKVIQLARKNLELTRNEPFSFDLNKEAELGMSCGGNVEGYIKIVKPKNRIVIAGAGHIGQKLYQILKESDFEVILIDDRDEFKNLNSNILIGDYKDILKDLIDNENTYFIIVTKGHSTDSQVLESVLEKKSRYIGMVGSKKKVLEIKNDLKSRGLIIPEEKFYSPIGLKISDGTPYEIAIEILAEILNVKNDGELRNRRNY; encoded by the coding sequence ATGGACTTACATATTTTAGAGAAAACTTCCCAACTAGTTAAATTAGGAAAAAGAGTAGCACTGGTAACTTTAACGAAATCAACTGGGTCAACACCTAGAAAAGAAGGAACACTTATGTGTGTTTGGGATGACGGTTTTGCAGGAACTATAGGTGGGGGAATGATTGAGTATAAAGTGATACAGCTAGCTCGAAAGAATTTAGAATTAACTAGAAACGAACCTTTTTCTTTTGACTTAAATAAAGAAGCTGAATTAGGAATGAGTTGCGGTGGAAATGTAGAAGGATACATAAAAATTGTAAAACCTAAAAATAGAATTGTAATTGCCGGTGCAGGACATATAGGACAAAAACTTTATCAAATATTAAAAGAATCAGATTTTGAAGTAATTCTGATTGATGATAGAGATGAGTTTAAAAACTTAAATTCAAATATTTTAATTGGTGATTATAAAGATATTTTAAAAGATTTAATTGATAATGAAAATACATATTTTATAATTGTAACAAAAGGACATTCAACAGATTCACAAGTTTTAGAAAGTGTTTTAGAAAAAAAATCTAGATATATAGGAATGGTAGGAAGCAAAAAAAAGGTTCTTGAAATAAAGAATGATTTAAAATCTAGAGGGTTAATAATTCCTGAAGAAAAATTCTATTCTCCAATAGGATTAAAGATTTCAGACGGAACTCCATACGAAATTGCAATAGAGATTTTAGCTGAAATATTAAATGTAAAAAATGATGGTGAATTGAGAAATAGGAGGAATTATTAA
- a CDS encoding sodium:glutamate symporter: MNSFLSIFSYLSFLLILGVIIKNKVKIFQELFIPSSVIGGFIGLFLGSSFLNNYFEIIPFSWQKDISSLPGMLIIPIIISVPLGLNFGSRKKSIKNVINMSGILFIVTFTQLLLGYLISYLYKYIFNKDIYPGFGSELNSGFAGGHGTAGLVSRTLKELGSQYWELAQGITVTMATVGLISGIFFGIYQINKGTKNGKTEIIKDVLELPIELKKGYYKEVAKQDSLGRETMLSTSIDTLAFHLAIIMSVCGLSQISLIFFKKHNVFIISKLSLWSYGMIIMFIVWYIIKKMGLDWSIDSKVRGKITGTFTEFAVVSAIASLPFKAVSIYFITIFTICLIGLILTWKIILLLSKRYFEKDFYFERALAMFGTSTGVFITGLLLLRICDPKLESKVLQDYSLGFTMTALLGPILITSCIQLSFLYGFLIPVVIMSLLTIINIVFLELYNKR, encoded by the coding sequence ATGAATAGTTTTTTATCTATTTTTTCTTATTTAAGTTTTTTACTTATATTAGGAGTAATAATAAAAAATAAAGTTAAAATTTTTCAAGAGTTATTTATACCTTCATCTGTTATAGGTGGATTTATAGGATTATTTCTAGGTTCATCTTTTTTAAATAATTATTTTGAAATTATACCCTTTTCTTGGCAAAAAGATATAAGCTCATTACCAGGAATGTTAATAATCCCAATAATAATTTCAGTTCCATTAGGACTAAATTTTGGAAGTAGAAAAAAATCTATAAAGAATGTTATTAATATGAGTGGGATATTGTTTATAGTGACTTTTACTCAACTATTATTAGGATACTTAATCAGTTATCTATATAAATATATTTTTAATAAAGATATATATCCAGGATTTGGATCAGAATTAAATTCAGGATTCGCAGGTGGTCATGGAACTGCTGGACTCGTATCAAGAACTTTAAAAGAATTAGGAAGTCAATACTGGGAGTTAGCTCAAGGAATAACAGTTACAATGGCAACAGTGGGATTAATTTCAGGTATATTTTTTGGAATATATCAAATAAATAAAGGAACTAAAAATGGTAAAACAGAAATAATAAAAGATGTTTTAGAGCTTCCTATAGAATTAAAAAAAGGCTATTATAAAGAGGTAGCAAAACAAGATTCTTTAGGAAGAGAAACAATGCTAAGTACTTCGATAGATACTTTAGCCTTTCATTTAGCTATAATAATGAGTGTTTGTGGATTATCACAGATAAGCTTAATTTTTTTTAAAAAGCATAATGTTTTTATAATTTCAAAGCTTTCCCTATGGTCTTATGGGATGATAATCATGTTTATAGTTTGGTATATAATAAAAAAAATGGGATTAGATTGGAGTATAGACTCTAAAGTAAGAGGAAAAATAACAGGAACATTCACAGAATTTGCTGTTGTCTCTGCCATAGCATCCCTTCCTTTTAAGGCTGTTTCAATATATTTTATAACTATTTTTACAATATGTCTAATAGGCTTAATTCTAACATGGAAGATTATTTTATTATTAAGTAAAAGATATTTTGAGAAAGATTTTTATTTTGAAAGAGCTTTAGCTATGTTTGGAACATCTACAGGAGTTTTTATAACAGGGTTACTTTTATTAAGAATATGTGATCCAAAACTAGAAAGTAAAGTTTTACAAGATTATTCATTAGGATTTACAATGACAGCATTATTAGGACCTATATTAATAACATCGTGTATTCAATTGAGTTTTTTATATGGATTCTTAATACCTGTAGTAATAATGAGTTTATTAACTATAATAAATATTGTTTTTTTAGAACTCTATAATAAAAGATAA
- the yqeB gene encoding selenium-dependent molybdenum cofactor biosynthesis protein YqeB, with protein sequence MLVIVRGAGDIATGVIHRLFKSGFKILALETDNPSAIRRTVSFSECIYKEKQEVEGVVARKVISLEEMEECWKNFEIPVMVDSECKCIKKLKPYILIDAILAKKNLGTKQDMAPITIALGPGFEAGKDVDLVIETMRGHNLGRVINSGSAAKNTGIPGNIAGFSSERVIYSANTGIFTGYKKIGDLVEVGQIIGDIDGYPVKATISGLLRGIISDGYYVKDRFKIADIDPRKTEYQNCFLISDKARTIGGAVLEGILKKIIGVERENGLTYFRENFPTS encoded by the coding sequence ATGTTAGTTATAGTTAGGGGGGCTGGAGATATAGCAACAGGAGTTATTCATAGACTTTTTAAAAGTGGATTTAAAATTTTAGCTTTAGAAACAGATAATCCAAGTGCTATTAGAAGAACTGTTTCTTTTTCAGAATGTATTTATAAAGAGAAACAAGAAGTAGAAGGTGTAGTGGCACGTAAAGTTATATCTTTAGAAGAAATGGAAGAGTGTTGGAAAAATTTTGAAATACCAGTAATGGTAGATTCAGAATGTAAATGTATAAAAAAACTTAAACCATATATATTAATAGATGCTATTTTAGCAAAAAAAAATTTAGGAACAAAACAGGATATGGCGCCAATAACTATAGCATTAGGGCCTGGGTTTGAAGCAGGCAAGGATGTGGATTTAGTTATAGAAACTATGAGAGGGCATAACCTAGGAAGAGTTATAAATAGTGGAAGTGCAGCTAAAAATACAGGAATACCAGGAAATATAGCAGGATTTTCTAGTGAAAGAGTTATTTATTCAGCAAATACTGGAATTTTCACAGGATATAAAAAAATTGGTGATTTAGTTGAAGTAGGACAAATTATAGGAGATATAGATGGATACCCTGTGAAAGCAACAATATCTGGACTTTTGAGAGGAATAATTTCAGACGGGTATTATGTAAAAGATAGATTTAAAATTGCGGATATAGATCCAAGAAAAACAGAATATCAAAATTGTTTTTTAATTTCAGATAAAGCAAGAACTATCGGTGGAGCTGTATTAGAAGGAATTTTAAAAAAAATAATAGGGGTGGAAAGAGAGAATGGACTTACATATTTTAGAGAAAACTTCCCAACTAGTTAA
- the rpsL gene encoding 30S ribosomal protein S12, with protein MPTLSQLVKKGRQTLEESKKSPALQGNPQRRGVCVRVYTTTPKKPNSALRKVARVKLTNGIEVTSYIPGEGHNLQEHSIVLVRGGRTKDLPGVRYKVIRGALDTAGVAKRKQSRSKYGAKKA; from the coding sequence ATGCCTACTTTAAGTCAATTAGTAAAAAAAGGAAGACAAACTCTAGAAGAGAGTAAAAAATCACCAGCATTACAAGGAAACCCACAGAGAAGAGGAGTATGTGTAAGAGTTTATACTACTACACCTAAGAAACCAAACTCAGCGTTAAGAAAGGTTGCCAGAGTAAAGTTAACTAACGGAATCGAAGTTACTTCATACATCCCAGGAGAGGGACACAACTTACAGGAGCACTCAATCGTTCTAGTAAGAGGAGGAAGAACAAAAGATTTACCAGGAGTTAGATATAAAGTTATCAGAGGAGCTTTAGATACAGCTGGAGTTGCAAAGAGAAAACAATCAAGATCTAAATACGGAGCTAAAAAAGCGTAA
- the fusA gene encoding elongation factor G, with amino-acid sequence MARSVSLEMTRNIGIMAHIDAGKTTTTERILFYTGVAHKIGEVHEGAATMDWMEQEQERGITITSAATTCFWKNHRINIIDTPGHVDFTVEVERSLRVLDGAVAVFSAVDGVQPQSETVWRQADKYGVPRLAFFNKMDRTGADFKMCVNDIREKLGANPVAIQFPIGAEEDFEGVIDLITMKEIVWPKDSDNGQNFEVRDIRAELADEAEELRNTMIESVVETSDELMEKFFGGEEISEEEINSALRAATLANTIVPVTCGTAFKNKGIQALLDAVINYMPAPTDKGIIRGTDVKNDELEVTREISDDAPFAALAFKVMTDPFVGRLTFFRVYSGTLTKGSYVLNSTKGKKERLGRILQMHANKREEIEVVYCGDIAAAVGLKDTTTGDTLCAENAPMVLEKMEFPEPVISVAVEPKTKADQEKMGLALSKLAEEDPTFRVKTDEETGQVIISGMGELHLEIIVDRMRREFKVESTVGKPQVAYRETISMAQDQEVKYAKQSGGKGQFGHVKITLEPNPGKEFEFVNKISGGVIPREYIPAVEKGCREALEAGVVAGYPMVDLKVTLYDGSYHEVDSSEMAFKIAGSMALKQAAVKAKPIILEPIFKVEVTTPEEYMGDIIGDINSRRGMIGGMTERNGAKIINAKVPLSEMFGYATDLRSKSQGRATYAMEFEEYAQVPNSVQKAIQEERGR; translated from the coding sequence ATGGCTAGAAGCGTTTCGCTTGAAATGACTAGAAACATTGGTATCATGGCTCACATCGATGCAGGAAAAACTACTACAACAGAAAGAATATTATTCTATACTGGAGTAGCACATAAAATTGGAGAGGTTCACGAAGGTGCCGCTACAATGGACTGGATGGAGCAAGAGCAAGAGAGAGGTATCACAATTACTTCTGCTGCTACAACATGTTTCTGGAAAAATCACAGAATAAATATAATAGACACACCAGGACACGTGGACTTTACAGTTGAGGTTGAAAGATCTCTAAGAGTACTTGACGGAGCAGTTGCTGTATTCTCAGCAGTTGACGGAGTACAACCACAATCTGAAACAGTTTGGAGACAAGCTGACAAATACGGTGTACCAAGATTAGCATTCTTCAACAAGATGGACAGAACTGGAGCAGACTTTAAGATGTGTGTAAACGACATCAGAGAAAAGTTAGGAGCTAACCCAGTTGCTATTCAGTTCCCAATTGGTGCTGAAGAGGACTTCGAAGGTGTTATCGATTTAATTACAATGAAAGAAATCGTTTGGCCAAAAGATTCTGACAATGGACAGAACTTTGAGGTTAGAGATATCAGAGCTGAATTAGCTGATGAAGCTGAAGAGCTAAGAAACACTATGATAGAGTCAGTAGTAGAAACTTCTGATGAGTTAATGGAGAAATTCTTTGGTGGAGAGGAAATTTCTGAAGAAGAAATCAACTCTGCATTAAGAGCTGCAACATTAGCTAACACTATCGTTCCAGTAACTTGTGGAACAGCTTTCAAAAACAAAGGAATTCAAGCTTTACTTGACGCTGTAATCAACTACATGCCAGCTCCAACTGATAAAGGAATTATCAGAGGAACTGACGTTAAGAATGATGAGTTAGAAGTTACAAGAGAAATCTCTGACGACGCTCCATTCGCTGCATTAGCGTTTAAAGTAATGACAGATCCATTTGTTGGAAGATTAACATTCTTCAGAGTTTACTCTGGAACTTTAACAAAAGGTTCTTATGTATTAAACTCAACAAAAGGTAAGAAAGAAAGATTAGGAAGAATCCTTCAGATGCACGCAAACAAAAGAGAAGAAATCGAAGTTGTTTACTGTGGAGATATCGCAGCTGCGGTAGGATTAAAGGATACAACTACTGGAGATACATTATGTGCTGAGAATGCACCAATGGTATTAGAGAAGATGGAATTCCCTGAGCCAGTTATCTCAGTTGCTGTTGAACCTAAGACAAAAGCTGACCAAGAGAAAATGGGATTAGCTTTATCTAAACTAGCTGAAGAGGACCCTACATTCAGAGTTAAAACTGACGAGGAAACTGGTCAAGTTATCATCTCTGGAATGGGAGAACTTCACTTAGAAATCATCGTTGATAGAATGAGAAGAGAATTCAAAGTTGAATCAACTGTTGGAAAACCTCAAGTTGCTTATAGAGAAACAATTTCTATGGCTCAAGACCAAGAAGTTAAGTATGCTAAGCAATCAGGAGGAAAGGGACAATTTGGACACGTTAAGATTACTCTTGAGCCAAACCCTGGAAAAGAATTCGAATTCGTTAATAAAATTTCAGGAGGAGTTATTCCTAGAGAATACATTCCTGCTGTAGAAAAAGGATGTAGAGAAGCATTAGAAGCTGGAGTAGTTGCAGGATACCCTATGGTAGACTTAAAAGTTACTCTTTATGATGGATCATACCATGAGGTTGACTCATCAGAGATGGCATTCAAAATTGCAGGATCTATGGCTCTTAAACAAGCAGCTGTAAAAGCTAAGCCAATCATTCTTGAGCCAATCTTCAAAGTAGAAGTAACTACTCCAGAAGAGTACATGGGAGATATCATAGGAGATATCAACTCAAGAAGAGGAATGATCGGTGGAATGACTGAGAGAAACGGAGCGAAGATAATCAACGCTAAAGTACCTCTATCAGAAATGTTCGGATATGCAACTGACTTAAGATCTAAATCTCAAGGAAGAGCAACTTATGCTATGGAATTCGAAGAGTACGCTCAAGTTCCAAACTCTGTTCAAAAAGCTATCCAAGAAGAGAGAGGAAGATAA